From the genome of Alphaproteobacteria bacterium, one region includes:
- a CDS encoding Rid family hydrolase has protein sequence MRKTVSSPDVKKPDRAALTGGVAVGDQVILSGQMAYDPDVDGIPADMDAAAQTRVIMENIGHLLASEGLDHGDIVKVTIFLTDLGDLRAMNDVYSSYVAAPYPARSTVGVTFLAIPNGRVEIEATAVRR, from the coding sequence GTGCGCAAAACAGTCTCATCACCCGACGTGAAGAAACCCGACCGCGCGGCCCTCACCGGCGGTGTGGCGGTGGGGGACCAGGTCATCCTGAGCGGCCAGATGGCCTACGACCCGGACGTGGACGGCATCCCGGCGGACATGGACGCGGCGGCACAGACCCGGGTGATCATGGAAAATATCGGGCACCTTCTGGCCTCTGAGGGGCTGGATCATGGCGACATCGTCAAGGTGACGATTTTCCTCACTGATCTGGGCGACCTGCGCGCCATGAACGATGTCTATTCGAGCTACGTGGCCGCGCCCTATCCGGCGCGTTCGACCGTCGGCGTCACGTTTCTGGCGATCCCGAATGGCCGGGTCGAGATCGAGGCGACGGCGGTTCGACGCTAG
- a CDS encoding acyltransferase — MTAATQRHDNNFDLLRMLFAYAVVFTHVRELSGGTSEFFLFSSSGWGVDGFFLISGFLVFRSWQNQPHFGAYGLKRLFRIYPAYITVIAVQCAILVALQWDDIRIPEVLRYLAANALFLNFLAPTVGDIFAELPFNAANGALWTLKIEVAFYVLMPAAVIVARRFLPIILLIAIIVSFAYYVTLLDLEQTRLANQLPGKTRLFALGMLLAIYGHRIPIWAYAIAAVAALGALQLGTTGFLSIDIAIRDLLLAAGIMAVAFATPHPPLPTDISFAVYLVHFPLIQLALVAGLASTIPAWAFLLAVLAAATLLALALALLVERPMLAIGTAWARAAGQAGATLIHDRTFRAP; from the coding sequence GTGACAGCCGCCACACAACGGCACGACAACAATTTCGACCTGCTGCGGATGCTGTTCGCCTATGCGGTTGTGTTCACCCATGTGCGCGAACTATCCGGCGGCACGTCCGAATTTTTCCTGTTCAGTTCATCCGGTTGGGGTGTTGACGGGTTCTTTCTGATCAGCGGGTTTCTGGTGTTCCGCAGCTGGCAGAACCAACCGCATTTCGGGGCCTATGGCCTGAAGCGCCTGTTCCGAATCTATCCCGCCTACATCACGGTCATCGCCGTACAATGCGCCATTCTCGTCGCCCTGCAATGGGATGACATTCGGATACCGGAAGTCCTGCGCTATCTCGCGGCAAATGCCCTGTTTCTCAATTTTCTGGCCCCGACGGTCGGCGATATCTTCGCCGAGCTGCCGTTTAATGCGGCCAATGGCGCCCTCTGGACACTGAAAATCGAGGTCGCCTTCTATGTTCTGATGCCGGCCGCCGTCATCGTCGCGCGGCGGTTCCTGCCCATTATTCTGCTCATCGCCATCATCGTCTCCTTTGCCTACTACGTAACTCTGCTCGATTTGGAACAGACACGTCTGGCCAATCAATTGCCGGGGAAAACCCGGTTGTTCGCGCTCGGCATGCTTCTCGCAATCTATGGGCACCGGATCCCGATCTGGGCCTACGCCATTGCTGCCGTGGCGGCCCTGGGCGCGTTGCAATTGGGGACTACCGGCTTTCTGTCCATCGATATCGCGATCCGCGATCTGCTGTTGGCGGCGGGCATCATGGCCGTCGCCTTCGCGACCCCACACCCGCCGTTGCCCACCGACATTTCCTTCGCGGTGTATCTGGTCCACTTCCCGTTGATTCAGCTCGCACTCGTCGCTGGCCTCGCAAGCACGATACCCGCCTGGGCGTTCCTGCTGGCAGTGCTCGCTGCGGCAACATTGTTGGCGCTGGCTCTGGCCTTGCTGGTCGAACGACCGATGCTTGCAATCGGGACCGCATGGGCCAGAGCCGCCGGACAGGCAGGCGCAACGCTGATCCATGACCGCACTTTCCGCGCACCATGA
- a CDS encoding lipocalin-like domain-containing protein, producing the protein MTKHIGTWMLVRVAAVDANGEQIAPPFGGDNVIGRAVLTADGRMSAMITDARPEIPDGETRDYSCYAGPFTFDGKTLITRVDSCSDPARMGTEQIRDVTFEDGLMILQPPLQAYGDQPVERRTLWWEKISDV; encoded by the coding sequence GTGACCAAACACATCGGAACCTGGATGCTCGTTCGTGTCGCGGCGGTTGACGCCAATGGCGAACAGATCGCGCCGCCTTTCGGCGGTGACAACGTCATCGGGCGTGCGGTTCTCACCGCGGACGGGCGCATGTCCGCCATGATCACGGATGCGCGGCCGGAAATACCTGACGGCGAGACGCGCGACTACTCCTGCTACGCGGGTCCATTCACCTTCGACGGCAAAACGCTCATCACCAGGGTGGACTCCTGCTCCGATCCCGCACGCATGGGGACCGAGCAAATCCGCGATGTGACATTCGAGGACGGGCTCATGATCCTGCAGCCGCCCCTGCAGGCATACGGCGACCAGCCGGTGGAGCGACGCACCTTGTGGTGGGAGAAAATTTCAGACGTTTGA
- a CDS encoding VOC family protein — MFSHIMIGGDDLAVAKKFYDAVLGTLGVPEGTMDPKGRLFYRTDTGVFAISVPIDGKPATGANGGTIGFKCENPEQADAWHAAGLANGGTSVEDPPGWREGAAGQVYLAYLLDPSGNKICGLHR; from the coding sequence ATGTTTTCACATATCATGATCGGCGGGGATGACCTCGCCGTGGCGAAGAAATTCTATGACGCGGTGCTCGGCACCTTGGGTGTGCCGGAAGGCACGATGGACCCCAAGGGGCGGTTGTTCTATCGCACCGACACGGGCGTATTCGCCATTTCGGTGCCGATCGACGGGAAACCGGCGACGGGTGCGAATGGTGGCACCATCGGTTTCAAATGCGAGAACCCGGAGCAGGCGGATGCGTGGCACGCCGCCGGCCTGGCCAACGGCGGCACGAGTGTCGAGGACCCGCCGGGCTGGCGCGAGGGGGCGGCCGGTCAGGTCTATCTCGCCTACCTGCTAGATCCCTCGGGCAACAAGATCTGCGGGCTGCATCGCTAG